Below is a window of Luteitalea sp. DNA.
GATCGTCGAGCTGTTCGGGATTCGCCGTCGGACCAGTGGCATCGGTTAGCGCCTTCGACCAGGTGTAACTGCCGGTGAAGGTCAACAGTCCCAAGCGGCGGGCGACATAGAGCTGCAGGGCGTCGTAATTCGAGATTGCATCGGCCTGGTAGTAGAGAATGTTCGAGTAGCCTTTGAACGGCCGAAGCGAATTGTCCGATGCCCGTTCGCCCGGCGGCAGGGCGGCGTTGGCCGCGAGCATCTCGAATGGCACGCGGTTGATGTTGGGCCGGCGAAGGAGGCTGCGTCCCCGAGTGCCCACATAGGCGACTTCTGCGAGCATGCCGCCTGGAAGCTCCCGCTGCATGCCGAGGCTGAAGCTTGTCGTGCGGGGCGGTTTCATCCCGGGGTCGATTCCCTGGACCTCGCCGAGCACGCCCGCGGCCGGCGCGCGGCCGCCCGCTGGATCGACGAGGTTGCCGTTCTCGAACTCCACGACGTCGACAAATGGAGGATTCGCGGAGGCGCGCTGCGTGATGTCGCCGCGGGGACTGTCGTAGAACAGGCCGATACCCCCACGGATGGCGGTTCTGCTGTCTCGAAATGGCGTGATCGCGAAGCTGAAGCGCGGCGCGAACCGATGCGCCGGCTCCCAGAGCGTCCGCTCGGCGCCTGCGGGGATGACGTCGAGCGCCGGGTCGCTGCTGTCGCGCGATCCGTCGCCAGCGCGAATCATCCCGTCGAAGGGATCGCCGGAACCGGGCACAACCGTGCCGTCTGGATTGACGACCACAGCCCTTGCCGGGTCGTAGAGCAACGGGTCGAAGGTCGAGAGGCGGTCGTCGCCGGAGAAGATCGGCCGGATGAATTGGTAGCGGACGCCGAGCTCGAGGCTCACGCGATTCGAGACCCTCCAGCTGTCGGTGACGAACGCTTCGTAGTTCTCCGAGCGGAAGGGGGTGACCGGCGTGCCGCTCATCTCCCTGTACCTGCGAAAGTTGCCGAGGAGCGCGTCGGCAAACGCATCGCCGGTGCGCATCGGATTGCCAGCCGAGTTGAAGGTCACATTGCCGAGCGTGAAGTCAGTGACGCGTCCGTTCTGGTCGTTCTTGGTTCGGATGTAGACAATACCCGACTTCATCGTATGCCGCCCGAGCAGCATCGTCAGGGTGTTGGTGACGGCGAAGTCAGCCGCTTCGGCGGCGTTGGCTTGCGCCGGCCCCTTGAATCCAGCGTAGTCAGTGATGGTGACATCAGGCAGTCCCCCAGGAAAGCGGCCACCATCGAACAGGTGTGGAAAGTCGAGGCCAAACGCTGACCGTTCCCAGTTGTCTCCGATCGGCGCAACATCTTGTTCCCACCACGTCATGTTTGCCTTGGCCTCGTTGACGAGCCTTGGCGAGACCACCCAGTTGTGTGTGACGAGCAGGCTGTACGGCGACCGCACTTGTTCCGTCGGAACAGTGGGCAGGTTCGAGTTGATGTTGAGCCCGAAGGGACTCGTCCTCGTGGGAGCGTCGTGCAGATACCGTCCGTACAACGTGTGGCGATCGTTGAGCCGGTAGTCGAGGCGCAGAATGTCCTGACGATAGTCGTACGGGCTGGACAACTGATAGACCGCGTTGTTTGCGGTCGGCTCATCGACGTAGCCCGCCGCGAGCGTCTCCATGGCGTCGTAGACCGCCGCCATGGCCTCGCCTTGTGGTGTGATGAGCGACGAGATGTCGCGATTCGGGACCGGCGTCGTGGTGCCTGGGAAGAAGAGGTCGCCCGTCGTACCGCTGAAGTCGCCGCGTCGCTGGGCGCGGGTCGGGAGCGTTCGCCGCACCGGACTCTCGGTGCGTCGAATGGTGCGCCACTCCTGACCACCGAAGAAGAAGACCTTGTTCCGGCGGATGGGGCCACCGAGGCTCCAGCCGTAATTGTTGAAACGCAGCTCGCCCTCTTCGACGGCAAAGAAGTCGGTTGCGTCCATGGCGTTGTCACGGAAGAACTCGAACGCACTGCCGTGGAGCTCGTTGCTGCCGCTGCGCGTGACCACGTTGATTGCCGAGCCAGCCTGGCGCCCGTACTCCGCCGAGAAGTTGGACGTCTGAATACTGACCTCCTCGATGAAGTCGAGGCCGACGTTGTGGCTCTGCGCGGTGTTGTTCGATTTGTTCAGATTGAATCCGCCATCGACCATCACGTTGTTGGAGTCGCCCCGGTTCCCGTTGACCGGCTGGTTCGACGAGTTGGCGATGGTCTGGTTGATGGCGTCG
It encodes the following:
- a CDS encoding TonB-dependent receptor plug domain-containing protein, with translation MTSLSSSRHGGRLMGTTDLPPAFVGRARACPALCAAIVLTALASAPLHAQTLVGQISGVVEDNSGAVVPGVTVLVINEGTGAARETVSDGGGFYVVTNLPVGTYTVNAELTGFKQGVRTGNRLVADGRVTVSVVLEPGAVSETVQVAARVGESVNTTSGEVARVVDREQVQNLALNARNYIQLTTTIPGVPLTNFDAINQTIANSSNQPVNGNRGDSNNVMVDGGFNLNKSNNTAQSHNVGLDFIEEVSIQTSNFSAEYGRQAGSAINVVTRSGSNELHGSAFEFFRDNAMDATDFFAVEEGELRFNNYGWSLGGPIRRNKVFFFGGQEWRTIRRTESPVRRTLPTRAQRRGDFSGTTGDLFFPGTTTPVPNRDISSLITPQGEAMAAVYDAMETLAAGYVDEPTANNAVYQLSSPYDYRQDILRLDYRLNDRHTLYGRYLHDAPTRTSPFGLNINSNLPTVPTEQVRSPYSLLVTHNWVVSPRLVNEAKANMTWWEQDVAPIGDNWERSAFGLDFPHLFDGGRFPGGLPDVTITDYAGFKGPAQANAAEAADFAVTNTLTMLLGRHTMKSGIVYIRTKNDQNGRVTDFTLGNVTFNSAGNPMRTGDAFADALLGNFRRYREMSGTPVTPFRSENYEAFVTDSWRVSNRVSLELGVRYQFIRPIFSGDDRLSTFDPLLYDPARAVVVNPDGTVVPGSGDPFDGMIRAGDGSRDSSDPALDVIPAGAERTLWEPAHRFAPRFSFAITPFRDSRTAIRGGIGLFYDSPRGDITQRASANPPFVDVVEFENGNLVDPAGGRAPAAGVLGEVQGIDPGMKPPRTTSFSLGMQRELPGGMLAEVAYVGTRGRSLLRRPNINRVPFEMLAANAALPPGERASDNSLRPFKGYSNILYYQADAISNYDALQLYVARRLGLLTFTGSYTWSKALTDATGPTANPEQLDDRKYNYGPAGFHRPHIFVSTFTMRLPWWRDHPGLVAGLLGGWEVSGIVRLQSGGFSTVSGDTSTGGRRADYLGGEIDLPSSERSADRWFNTDAFAPAPDERRGTAGVGTVQRPALHVWDLSLRKRVGVGGAANVLFQVDFFNLFNRVNLNEVNTNASQMAFGTVTSAAPPRQVQLGVRVTF